The following coding sequences lie in one Loxodonta africana isolate mLoxAfr1 chromosome X, mLoxAfr1.hap2, whole genome shotgun sequence genomic window:
- the LOC100670634 gene encoding melanoma-associated antigen B18 yields the protein MPRGQKSKLRAREKRRQTRGETKGQGDPQATAVEEKASPSSASPLLGDRSQNLPTTGTRSPPKSPQRAASVSCADSDKGATGQNEEGPSSSQASESSCEDPLNKKVVLLVQFLLRKYHDKEPITRAEMLKSVVKKYRCHFPEILKRAAEHMELALGVDLKEVDPIRHCYAFVSKLDFTADDMVIDEENVPKTGLLMIVLGVIFTKGNCATEEEVWEVLNMMGVYADRQHFLYGEPKKVITQELVQMKYLEYRQVPNSDPPRYEFLWGPRAHAETSKMKVLEFLAKVNDTTPSAFPSWYEEALKDEEERARARIEARARSSAKASARSKAMPSCPK from the coding sequence ATGCCTCGAGGTCAGAAGAGTAAGCTCCGAGCCCGTGAAAAACGCCGCCAGACCCGAGGTGAGACCAAAGGTCAAGGGGATCCTCAGGCTACTGCAGTGGAGGAAAAAGCCTCCCCCTCCTCTGCCTCTCCTCTTTTGGGAGACAGATCCCAGAATTTGCCTACTACTGGTACACGAAGCCCTCCAAAGTCTCCTCAGAGAGCTGCAAGTGTTTCATGCGCAGATTCAGATAAAGGTGCCACTGGCCAAAATGAGGAAGGTCCAAGCTCCTCACAGGCCAGTGAGAGCTCATGCGAAGATCCATTAAACAAAAAGGTGGTATTGCTGGTGCAGTTCTTACTTCGCAAGTATCACGACAAAGAGCCAATCACAAGGGCAGAGATGCTGAAGTCTGTTGTCAAAAAGTACAGATGTCACTTCCCTGAGATCCTCAAGAGAGCTGCTGAGCACATGGAGCTGGCCCTTGGTGTTGACCTGAAGGAAGTGGATCCCATCAGGCACTGCTATGCCTTTGTCAGCAAATTGGATTTCACCGCAGATGACATGGTTATCGATGAAGAAAACGTGCCCAAGACCGGCCTCCTGATGATTGTGCTGGGTGTGATCTTCACAAAGGGCAACTGCGCCACTGAGGAGGAGGTCTGGGAAGTGCTGAATATGATGGGGGTATATGCTGACAGGCAGCACTTCCTCTATGGAGAGCCCAAGAAAGTCATCACCCAAGAGTTGGTGCAGATGAAGTACCTGGAGTACCGGCAGGTGCCCAACAGTGATCCTCCACGCTACGAATTCCTGTGGGGTCCCAGAGCCCATGCTGAAACCAGCAAGATGAAAGTCCTGGAATTTTTGGCCAAGGTCAACGATACTACGCCCAGTGCCTTCCCATCCTGGTATGAAGAGGCTCTGAAAGATGAGGAAGAGAGAGCTCGAGCCAGAATCGAAGCCAGGGCTCGCAGTAGTGCCAAGGCCAGTGCACGGTCCAAGGCCATGCCCTCCTGCCCCAAGTGA